In Fusobacterium canifelinum, a genomic segment contains:
- a CDS encoding OmpP1/FadL family transporter — MKKLLLLSAILSSGLYAASVDHIQTYSPDYLANQSQTGMINGVSTYFNPAGLGRLEKGKYFHVGFQFAHGHEKMSYGGKEHKAKLNQAIPNVALTFADEKGATFFNFGGIAGGGDLEYDGVSGIDVLPDLAQFKPLGIYDKGSNLKGSNKYEQITLGRAFNVDDKLSFSVAGRIVHGTRRLNGNLNIGANPTAQYKQAKAQQIAQEVSKAVDAATQGKGLSAAQIAVIKTQKTNEALAKLQQRVQDLNQNGLTGDIDSRREAWGYGFQLGINYKVNDKLNLAARYDSRVKLNFKAKGHEYQLQTTDILGQNIGLSTFYPQYTINSKIRRDLPAILSVGASYKITDNYLVSASSNFYFNRQAKMDRVKTFGGHQHGGDYKNGWEVALGNEYKLNEKFTLIGSINYADTGAKTASFNDTEYALNSVTLGGGVRYQYDDSLAITASVAHFIYQGADGNFKEKYGVAENQKYKKEITAVGLSITKKF; from the coding sequence ATGAAAAAATTATTATTGCTATCAGCAATATTATCAAGTGGATTATATGCTGCATCAGTAGATCATATTCAAACATATAGTCCAGACTATCTTGCAAATCAATCTCAAACAGGTATGATTAATGGGGTGTCTACCTATTTTAACCCAGCTGGACTTGGAAGACTAGAAAAAGGAAAGTATTTCCATGTAGGTTTTCAGTTCGCACATGGACATGAAAAAATGTCTTATGGCGGAAAAGAACATAAAGCAAAATTAAACCAAGCAATTCCAAATGTTGCTTTAACATTTGCAGATGAAAAAGGAGCTACTTTTTTTAACTTTGGAGGAATTGCTGGAGGTGGAGATTTAGAATATGATGGTGTATCAGGTATTGATGTTTTACCTGATTTAGCCCAATTTAAGCCATTAGGAATTTATGATAAAGGTTCAAATTTAAAAGGTTCTAATAAATATGAACAAATTACCTTAGGTAGAGCTTTTAATGTAGATGATAAATTATCATTTTCAGTAGCAGGTAGAATCGTACATGGTACAAGAAGATTAAACGGTAACTTAAATATAGGTGCTAATCCAACTGCTCAATATAAACAAGCAAAAGCACAACAAATAGCACAAGAAGTTAGCAAAGCAGTAGATGCTGCTACACAAGGTAAAGGTCTTTCAGCAGCTCAGATTGCAGTAATAAAAACTCAAAAAACTAATGAAGCATTAGCAAAGCTTCAACAAAGAGTACAAGATTTAAATCAAAATGGTTTAACTGGTGATATTGATTCTAGAAGAGAAGCTTGGGGTTATGGTTTCCAATTAGGAATAAACTATAAAGTAAATGATAAATTAAATTTAGCAGCAAGATATGATTCAAGAGTAAAATTGAATTTTAAAGCAAAAGGACATGAATATCAATTACAAACAACTGATATTTTAGGACAAAATATTGGTTTATCTACTTTCTATCCACAATATACAATAAACTCAAAGATAAGAAGAGATTTACCAGCAATATTATCAGTTGGAGCTTCATATAAAATTACAGATAATTATTTAGTATCTGCTTCTAGTAACTTCTATTTTAACCGTCAAGCTAAAATGGATAGAGTCAAAACTTTTGGTGGACATCAACATGGTGGAGATTATAAAAATGGTTGGGAAGTTGCACTAGGAAATGAATATAAATTAAATGAAAAATTCACATTAATTGGAAGTATAAACTATGCTGATACAGGAGCTAAAACGGCTTCATTTAATGATACAGAATATGCTCTAAATTCTGTTACATTAGGTGGAGGTGTTAGATATCAATATGATGATAGTCTAGCTATTACTGCTTCTGTTGCTCATTTTATTTATCAAGGGGCAGATGGAAACTTTAAAGAAAAATATGGAGTTGCTGAAAATCAAAAATATAAAAAAGAAATCACAGCAGTAGGTTTATCTATTACTAAAAAGTTTTAA